One Fusarium falciforme chromosome 1, complete sequence genomic window carries:
- a CDS encoding SGNH-hydro domain-containing protein, with the protein MYLRDRSEQLDSYTINSPPREATAQVILNAENQHQIHFISSSLLNSFHIARLAIEPQVSRFNTAQAPAKPGCATAAACLARLHSHGLNAIQLHHPHLTHNIPVTHPPPESRIMGRKTLRILCFGDSLTSGYFAWGMGSHPYALKLEDRLTGAFPDVDFEVVADGQPGDIASFERFRKRMEAAWRKKTFDWTIILGGTNDIAYAIPPAQIFEALKGIYDLALSKEHKVLALTVPECEAKGERGTQSRHELNQMILNNKDTNYYSFDLHAHIPFHSLSEADREKYWDDGLHLRDDGYDWMGNHIADALIDILRREGTLGSPSQLEFEDDFVFEEEEGNPRKISEGYVVVRKKDLD; encoded by the exons ATGTACTTGCGTGACCGAAGCGAACAACTTGACAGCTACACAATCAACAGCCCGCCTCGTGAAGCAACTGCGCAGGTCATTCTGAACGCTGAGAACCAACACCAGATACACTTCATCAGTTCATCACTCCTCAACAGCTTTCACATTGCGCGTCTGGCCATCGAGCCTCAAGTCTCCCGGTTCAACACTGCACAGGCACCCGCCAAACCAGGCTGTGCTACAGCTGCTGCCTGTCTCGCCCGCTTACACTCACACGGTCTCAACGCCATTCAGCTTCATCACCCCCACCTAACTCACAATATCCCCGTCACGCATCCTCCGCCCGAATCTCGAATCATGGGGCGCAAGACCCTGCGAATCCTCTGCTTCGGCGACTCCCTGACCTCGGGCTATTTCGCCTGGGGTATGGGCTCCCACCCCTACGCTCTCAAGCTCGAGGATCGCCTTACGGGTGCCTTTCCCGATGTCGACTTTGAGGTGGTCGCTGATGGCCAACCTGGGGACATTGCCTCCTTTGAACGCTTTCGCAAGAGGATGGAGGCTGCCT GGCGCAAGAAGACCTTCGACTGGACCATCATCCTAGGCGGCACCAA CGACATAGCCTACGCCATCCCTCCAGCCCAGATCTTTGAAGCCCTCAAAGGCATCTACGACCTTGCCCTCAGCAAAGAGCACAAGGTCCTCGCCCTTACCGTCCCCGAGTGCGAGGCCAAGGGTGAGCGAGGCACCCAGTCCAGGCATGAGCTCAACCAGATGATACTCAACAACAAGGACACAAACTA CTACTCCTTTGACCTCCACGCTCACATCCCCTTTCACTCGCTTTCGGAAGCAGATCGTGAAAAGTACTGGGATGACGGACTGCACCTCCGCGATGATGGCTATGACTGGATGGGAAATCACATTGCCGACGCTCTGATAGACATCCTGCGGCGCGAAGGGACCCTCGGCAGCCCTTCTCAGCTGGAATTCGAGGATGACTTCGtcttcgaggaggaggagggcaaccCTCGCAAAATCAGCGAGGGCTACGTCGTCGTTCGCAAGAAAGATTTGGACTAG
- a CDS encoding COP9 signalosome complex subunit 4, which translates to MALNPKVAEAISRAESAAGEKGPLYEQLLAEIKTLSSPATATDDLNAVVDSIFNQALGIVATRSALAAFINTLRELKNEDMWIEVGTRTLNTISAQPSSSSFIDAGATLRELVATAHENNEDFLDAAKALSEIPLESSQRKVTDEEKARTWVRIVRNYLEVDDSTAAEMYINKLKNIMHLVTDQDLNLHFKLSQARIQDAKRDFLSASQRYHEISFSPAIAEEERLHTLSMAVKCAVLAPAGPMRSRTLGRLYKDERSVQLEEFGILEKMFLDRLLSPEEVDKFAEGLQPHQLATTSDGSTVLAKAVVEHNLLGASRLYSNIRFEALGSLLGLDADKAEETTARMIEQGRLVGRMDQVDGIVWFEGGEASGEKGSGRAEIIVGKEMRKWDDNVESLAEDVENITNALQKEFPVSIPFHLVDYYA; encoded by the coding sequence ATGGCGCTAAACCCCAAagtcgccgaggccatctcgCGAGCCGAATCCGCTGCTGGGGAAAAGGGCCCCCTCTACGAGCAGCTCCTCGCCGAAATCAAGACGCTCTCCTCACCGGCCACCGCTACCGACGACCTCAATGCCGTCGTCGACTCCATCTTTAACCAGGCACTCGGCATCGTAGCCACGAGGTCCGCCCTCGCTGCCTTTATCAACACCCTCCGCGAGCTCAAGAACGAGGACATGTGGATCGAGGTCGGAACCCGGACTCTAAACACCATCTCCGCCCAaccctcgtcgtcctcattcATCGACGCCGGCGCCACGCTCCGCGAGCTCGTCGCCACCGCCCATGAGAACAATGAAGACTTCCTCGACGCCGCAAAGGCCCTGTCCGAGATTCCCCTCGAGAGCTCGCAGCGCAAGGTCACAGACGAGGAAAAGGCCCGTACATGGGTCCGCATCGTGCGCAACTACCTCGAGGTGGACGACTCGACGGCTGCCGAGATGtacatcaacaagctcaagaatATCATGCACCTGGTGACAGACCAGGACTTGAACTTGCACTTCAAGCTGTCCCAGGCCCGCATCCAGGATGCCAAGCGAGACTTCCTTTCTGCTTCGCAGCGATACCACGAGATCAGCTTCTCCCCCGccatcgccgaggaggagcgccTGCATACTCTTAGCATGGCCGTCAAGTGCGCCGTCCTAGCCCCCGCCGGCCCCATGAGGAGTCGCACGCTTGGTCGTCTGTACAAGGATGAGCGATCAGTGCAGTTGGAGGAGTTTGGTATTCTAGAAAAGATGTTCCTCGATCGACTCCTGTCGCCTGAGGAGGTGGACAAGTTCGCCGAGGGTCTGCAACCGCACCAGCTGGCGACGACTTCAGATGGTTCCACGGTTCTCGCCAAGGCCGTTGTGGAGCACAACCTCCTGGGTGCGTCCAGGCTTTACAGTAACATCCGTTTCGAGGCCCTCGGATcactccttggcctcgatgccGACAAGGCGGAGGAGACCACAGCTCGGATGATTGAGCAGGGCCGTCTAGTCGGCAGGATGGACCAAGTCGACGGCATAGTATGGTTTGAAGGTGGCGAGGCTTCAGGGGAGAAGGGCAGTGGAAGAGCCGAGATCATTGTAGGCAAGGAGATGAGAAAGTGGGACGACAACGTCGAGAGTCTGGCTGAAGATGTGGAAAACATCACTAATGCGTTGCAAAAGGAGTTTCCCGTGAGTATCCCTTTTCATTTAGTTGATTACTACGCCTGA